One genomic segment of Bdellovibrio bacteriovorus includes these proteins:
- a CDS encoding glycoside hydrolase family 13 protein — translation MAPSKKWWKESVVYQVYPRSFMDSNGDGMGDLQGVISKLDYLKELGIDVIWMSPMYKSPQDDNGYDISDYQDIHFEFGTMQDFDTLLSEVHKRGMKLLIDLVINHTSDEHPWFIESRSSKDNPKRDWYIWRDGKNGKEPNNWESIFGGSAWKYDELTNQYFMHIFSAKQPDLNWENLGMRQEVYKMIRWWLDKGIDGFRVDAISHAKKEEGLADMPNPKGLEYVPSYDKHMNVKGIQEYLTDLCKNTFSHYDIMTIAEANGVSAENADEWVGESQKKFNMVIQFEHVGLWDPNPEKRIDLLKVKEVFGRWQKELDNKGWNALFVENHDVPRIISKWGDAKNYWRESATSIAAMYFLMQGTPLIYQGQEIGMTNTVFNGPEDFNDVSAKNHFAIRRKQGASDAEITRELANASRDNARTPMQWSAEANAGFTTGKPWLKVNPNYKEINVEKQRQDVNSIFNFYKKLIQLRREHQVFIYGSYQLVMEKDPQVYAYVRTLEGSKMLVICNISDKPAKFSETGMTLNSKNMLLSNYQVAEHANLEQVDLRPYETRVYKI, via the coding sequence ATGGCGCCGTCCAAAAAATGGTGGAAAGAATCTGTCGTCTATCAAGTTTATCCTCGCAGTTTCATGGATTCTAACGGCGATGGCATGGGAGACCTCCAAGGTGTCATTTCAAAATTAGATTATTTGAAAGAGCTTGGCATCGACGTCATTTGGATGAGTCCGATGTACAAGTCCCCGCAAGACGATAACGGCTATGACATCAGCGATTATCAAGACATTCATTTTGAATTCGGTACGATGCAGGACTTCGACACTCTTTTAAGCGAGGTACATAAGCGAGGAATGAAACTTCTGATTGATCTCGTCATCAATCACACAAGTGATGAACATCCTTGGTTCATCGAGTCTCGTTCGTCCAAAGACAATCCCAAAAGAGATTGGTACATCTGGAGAGATGGCAAAAACGGCAAAGAGCCTAACAATTGGGAAAGCATTTTCGGCGGTTCTGCTTGGAAATATGATGAATTAACCAATCAGTACTTCATGCATATTTTCTCTGCGAAGCAGCCGGATCTCAATTGGGAAAATCTAGGCATGCGCCAAGAAGTTTACAAGATGATCCGCTGGTGGTTGGATAAAGGCATTGATGGTTTCCGCGTCGATGCCATCAGCCACGCAAAAAAAGAAGAAGGATTGGCAGATATGCCAAATCCAAAAGGTCTTGAATATGTGCCTTCCTACGATAAGCACATGAACGTCAAAGGCATCCAAGAATATCTGACGGATCTTTGTAAGAATACGTTTTCTCACTACGATATCATGACGATTGCAGAAGCCAACGGTGTCTCTGCAGAAAATGCGGACGAGTGGGTAGGAGAGTCGCAAAAGAAATTCAACATGGTCATTCAGTTTGAGCACGTTGGTTTGTGGGATCCAAATCCCGAAAAACGCATTGACCTTTTAAAGGTCAAAGAGGTTTTTGGACGTTGGCAGAAAGAGTTAGACAACAAAGGATGGAATGCTTTGTTTGTAGAGAACCACGATGTGCCTCGTATTATTTCAAAGTGGGGAGACGCTAAAAATTACTGGCGCGAAAGTGCGACGTCTATCGCGGCGATGTATTTCTTAATGCAGGGGACTCCGCTAATCTATCAAGGTCAAGAAATCGGTATGACGAATACAGTTTTCAATGGACCTGAAGATTTCAACGATGTCTCGGCAAAAAATCATTTTGCGATCCGCAGAAAGCAGGGCGCATCCGACGCGGAAATCACGCGTGAACTCGCCAACGCTTCTCGCGATAATGCGCGCACGCCGATGCAGTGGAGTGCCGAAGCCAATGCGGGCTTCACAACGGGTAAACCGTGGCTGAAGGTCAATCCGAACTATAAAGAGATCAATGTTGAAAAGCAGCGCCAAGATGTGAATTCAATTTTTAACTTCTACAAAAAATTGATTCAGCTTCGCCGCGAACATCAAGTTTTTATATATGGAAGTTATCAGCTTGTGATGGAAAAAGATCCGCAAGTTTATGCCTATGTGAGGACTTTAGAAGGTTCAAAGATGCTAGTGATCTGCAATATCTCGGATAAACCTGCGAAGTTCAGCGAAACCGGTATGACCTTGAATTCGAAAAACATGCTTTTATCCAATTATCAGGTCGCGGAACATGCAAACCTAGAGCAGGTGGATCTTCGTCCTTACGAGACGCGTGTTTACAAGATTTAG
- a CDS encoding fibrinogen-like YCDxxxxGGGW domain-containing protein, translating to MASKISLFLKSSLFLVLGLSLMGIDTVDSGFKVLRGTTKAIYAHNVCKKVVNAHASRDYFVPTKTAAEWTAFRAASVPSVTLQNCKSCWDILNNGGSTGDGIYHIDPSGSSPYPVYCDMTTDGGGWTRVFKHQHASGFFASNADADSKNTSDPNNGLYSILNQMDYFRTPTNRYHFRLTWPGESFKNLWWQTTSPRADVDVAGYTTEFVQAYSNYWGGLELSGGTHGLASTSSYIDGSVNHGNWYYAVGSFVTWGTTPPGIPASEDMGASHGVAEVNLWMKETDTHTVYSSCKAILNAGASKGDGIYTIDPDGAGAGAAYEAYCDMTTSGGGWTLVAHSNGTVTASTPNDFMVNTYSLASVAKPAVANTQASLNPEQFSTLVNTTDAMFISPQYNSGAAIIDLAGGNWNYNSTKCAGNLRHTSRTAGCAGQNANDNYNSSDAFNIAFLSGNEGVVPAYKATEVCYNGKGSCTFKFFLR from the coding sequence ATGGCAAGTAAAATCAGTCTTTTTCTAAAATCATCTTTATTTTTAGTTCTAGGTCTTTCCCTGATGGGAATTGATACTGTCGATAGTGGTTTTAAAGTTTTGCGAGGAACCACAAAAGCTATTTATGCTCACAACGTCTGCAAAAAAGTAGTGAATGCGCACGCGTCACGAGATTACTTCGTACCTACCAAAACGGCGGCAGAGTGGACCGCGTTTCGTGCGGCCTCGGTTCCGAGTGTCACACTTCAAAACTGTAAGTCCTGTTGGGATATTTTGAATAACGGTGGGTCTACAGGCGACGGCATTTATCACATTGATCCTTCGGGTTCTTCTCCGTATCCGGTTTACTGTGACATGACGACCGACGGTGGGGGCTGGACGCGTGTCTTCAAACATCAGCATGCTTCAGGATTTTTTGCGAGCAATGCAGATGCGGACTCTAAAAATACTTCGGACCCGAACAATGGACTGTATTCCATCTTAAACCAAATGGACTACTTTCGAACTCCGACCAATCGTTATCACTTCCGTTTAACTTGGCCGGGGGAAAGTTTTAAAAACTTATGGTGGCAGACAACGAGTCCGCGCGCTGACGTGGATGTCGCAGGCTACACGACTGAATTCGTTCAAGCCTATTCCAACTATTGGGGAGGCTTAGAGCTCTCGGGCGGAACCCATGGTTTAGCAAGTACATCCTCCTACATTGATGGTTCGGTTAATCATGGTAATTGGTACTATGCGGTTGGTTCTTTCGTAACGTGGGGAACGACTCCTCCAGGTATTCCAGCTTCAGAGGATATGGGCGCGTCCCATGGCGTGGCTGAGGTAAATCTGTGGATGAAGGAAACCGACACGCACACGGTGTATTCATCGTGCAAAGCGATCTTAAATGCCGGGGCCTCAAAGGGAGACGGTATTTATACAATTGACCCCGACGGTGCGGGAGCCGGCGCTGCATACGAGGCTTACTGTGATATGACGACGAGTGGCGGTGGCTGGACACTCGTTGCGCATTCTAATGGAACAGTGACGGCTTCTACTCCGAATGATTTTATGGTCAATACCTACAGTCTTGCCAGTGTGGCAAAACCCGCCGTCGCGAACACCCAAGCTTCTTTGAATCCAGAGCAGTTTTCGACATTGGTGAATACAACGGATGCCATGTTTATTTCGCCTCAATACAACAGTGGAGCCGCGATCATTGACCTTGCCGGTGGAAACTGGAATTACAACAGTACAAAATGTGCCGGGAATCTACGTCACACCAGTCGAACAGCAGGATGTGCGGGGCAAAATGCCAATGACAATTACAACTCTTCGGATGCCTTTAATATTGCCTTCTTATCTGGCAACGAAGGTGTCGTTCCTGCCTATAAAGCCACCGAGGTCTGTTACAATGGTAAGGGCTCCTGTACTTTCAAATTTTTCTTAAGATAA
- a CDS encoding tail fiber domain-containing protein: protein MKQAGTLLVLALLSYGGSVHAAPAALTYQGRIIKSSGVPLEYNAVAFQFEILAPNKVCVLYREQLNHIDMTNSSGVFDVKIGASHSYPLAPTFTILDAFSNGAALTCDGGSPYNPGLTDGRFLRVKFHDGSQWQTISPDSEIRSVPYSGFAASAATLGSHVSTDFVLKTEVNDNLNCSAGNFLTWDATTKKFGCAGVSGASGGTVQTVTASAGSSPYLSVSADTVNPEITLNVGTVAGTVAAGNDARFTNSRPPNGAAGGALSGTYPNPGIANGAVQTAHIADAAISTAKLFSNPGVNRLVMTDSSTGDTLAPLSCAAGQLLTWNVTTGWQCTNASSLSVGSASTATTATSATTAATATNFTGSLAGDVSGTQGATSVDKIKGLPVDFSVAPTNGQFLKYDGAKWVPSSDNNAGGTITALTGDVSASGSGSVAATVNSVGGSTAANINTATVAANAATNLNTASTIVKRDGSGNFNAGSISVSSSVYRDSGSNTVMVQAPTAVTTSYVLKWPTAVGSANQVLGTDASGNLSWVTRLSTVNLDDIKATITPFGGVFANSACTSSQTLTYQSATDTFVCQAISVGASNFANQAQNTVFAGPASGTGAPAFRTLASADLPKTGADGVFVNGGNNFGVATSLGTTTAANLDIKTNNVARITVLSSGEVGIGVTPVANLQVNGPAILGNSNTNFTNASNWIFGASNSITNSGGGNASSMNIVGSSNTISTTLANFSYGLDLFGRSNTVSNAGNAYIAGRGNTVSASNSVTIGSGITNSIASSLQIGASNTAKITILSTGNVGVNTTAPSEALEVNGNVKATAYLYTSDARLKKDVVTLPEALEKLLKLRGVNFVWKNTNEKTVGFIAQEVEAVYPELVKTDKNSGYKAVQYGNIVAILVEALKEEHHQRVQAQAQCQRGIASVSAQSEERFEQLEKENQELKARLERLEKALLNGK from the coding sequence ATGAAACAGGCAGGAACGTTACTGGTATTAGCTCTGTTATCCTACGGTGGATCCGTGCATGCGGCTCCAGCGGCCCTCACATATCAGGGACGCATTATTAAAAGCTCTGGCGTTCCATTAGAATACAACGCCGTCGCATTTCAGTTTGAGATTCTTGCTCCCAACAAAGTTTGCGTTCTTTACCGAGAGCAACTGAATCACATCGATATGACGAACTCAAGCGGTGTGTTCGATGTGAAAATCGGCGCTTCGCATAGCTATCCTTTAGCACCGACGTTTACAATCCTGGATGCGTTCAGTAATGGAGCTGCTTTAACTTGTGATGGTGGTTCGCCCTACAACCCCGGTTTAACGGACGGTCGCTTTTTAAGAGTGAAATTTCACGACGGATCTCAGTGGCAGACGATTTCTCCTGATAGTGAAATTCGTTCTGTTCCTTACTCGGGTTTTGCCGCTTCTGCTGCGACTTTAGGTTCGCATGTTTCAACTGATTTTGTTTTAAAAACGGAAGTGAATGACAATCTAAATTGTTCGGCTGGAAACTTTTTAACTTGGGATGCAACCACCAAAAAATTTGGTTGCGCCGGAGTATCCGGTGCAAGTGGGGGGACCGTTCAAACCGTCACCGCATCTGCAGGAAGCTCTCCTTATCTTTCCGTATCCGCAGATACGGTGAATCCTGAAATTACACTGAATGTAGGCACGGTGGCAGGTACTGTGGCTGCCGGAAATGATGCGCGTTTCACGAACTCTCGACCTCCAAATGGAGCTGCAGGTGGTGCGCTTTCTGGGACCTATCCTAATCCGGGTATTGCAAACGGAGCTGTGCAGACGGCACACATCGCAGATGCTGCAATCAGTACCGCGAAATTGTTCTCTAACCCAGGAGTGAACCGTCTTGTGATGACGGATTCTTCGACGGGCGACACGTTGGCTCCTTTATCTTGTGCCGCCGGTCAGTTATTAACTTGGAATGTGACGACAGGTTGGCAATGCACGAATGCATCAAGCTTAAGTGTAGGCAGTGCATCTACTGCGACAACAGCAACAAGTGCGACGACAGCTGCAACAGCGACGAACTTTACCGGAAGTCTGGCGGGCGATGTTTCGGGAACTCAAGGTGCCACGAGTGTTGATAAAATCAAAGGTTTGCCTGTTGATTTCTCTGTCGCTCCGACAAATGGTCAGTTCTTAAAATATGATGGAGCTAAATGGGTTCCTTCTTCTGATAATAACGCTGGCGGAACAATCACGGCTCTGACAGGAGATGTCAGCGCCAGTGGTTCTGGTTCAGTGGCCGCAACAGTCAATTCTGTTGGCGGATCCACGGCCGCTAATATCAATACGGCAACAGTCGCGGCAAACGCGGCGACGAATTTAAATACGGCTTCCACGATTGTGAAGCGCGATGGCTCTGGAAACTTCAACGCCGGCAGTATCAGTGTAAGCTCTTCCGTTTATCGTGATTCAGGAAGTAACACAGTGATGGTCCAAGCACCGACGGCGGTCACAACGTCTTATGTATTAAAGTGGCCGACAGCGGTTGGCTCCGCAAATCAAGTTTTGGGCACCGACGCTTCGGGAAATCTTTCATGGGTGACTCGCTTAAGCACGGTTAATTTAGATGATATCAAAGCGACGATCACTCCTTTTGGTGGAGTGTTTGCAAACTCGGCTTGTACGTCTTCACAGACGCTCACGTATCAATCTGCGACTGATACGTTTGTCTGTCAGGCCATTTCAGTCGGGGCTTCTAACTTCGCCAATCAAGCTCAGAATACCGTATTTGCGGGACCTGCTTCGGGAACGGGAGCACCAGCCTTCAGAACATTGGCTTCTGCGGATTTACCGAAAACAGGAGCAGATGGCGTTTTCGTAAATGGTGGAAATAACTTTGGCGTGGCGACCTCCTTAGGGACTACGACGGCGGCAAATTTAGATATCAAGACAAACAATGTGGCACGGATCACAGTCTTGTCATCGGGTGAAGTCGGTATTGGAGTCACTCCTGTAGCGAATTTGCAGGTGAATGGTCCGGCTATTTTAGGTAATAGCAATACCAATTTCACGAACGCTTCAAACTGGATCTTCGGTGCTTCGAACTCGATCACTAATTCGGGCGGCGGAAATGCCAGTAGTATGAATATCGTCGGATCTAGCAATACGATATCGACCACACTTGCTAACTTCTCTTATGGATTGGACTTGTTTGGAAGAAGCAATACGGTGTCCAACGCTGGCAATGCTTATATTGCCGGACGAGGCAATACGGTGAGTGCGTCTAACTCGGTGACCATCGGTTCTGGTATAACGAATTCAATAGCCAGTTCTTTACAGATTGGTGCAAGTAATACTGCCAAGATTACGATTCTAAGCACAGGTAACGTCGGTGTAAATACGACAGCACCGAGCGAAGCCTTAGAAGTGAATGGCAACGTAAAAGCCACGGCTTACCTTTATACTTCGGATGCGCGTTTGAAAAAGGACGTTGTTACTTTACCTGAAGCTTTGGAAAAACTATTAAAACTTCGCGGCGTGAATTTCGTCTGGAAAAACACGAATGAAAAAACAGTCGGTTTCATTGCCCAAGAAGTTGAAGCGGTTTATCCTGAATTAGTGAAGACCGATAAAAACTCTGGATATAAAGCCGTACAGTACGGAAACATCGTCGCGATTTTAGTCGAAGCATTGAAGGAAGAGCACCACCAACGTGTTCAAGCCCAGGCGCAATGTCAAAGAGGTATCGCATCGGTGAGTGCGCAGTCCGAAGAGAGATTCGAACAGCTCGAAAAAGAGAATCAGGAATTGAAGGCGCGCCTTGAAAGATTGGAAAAGGCACTTCTCAATGGCAAGTAA
- a CDS encoding ABC transporter substrate-binding protein: MKNFLKTENQLLLGRLLTRSGDQAWDFVIPFALLHVFPGKIQIAALYYLIIKIGSFLLTPWVGRWIDANQRIRIIKIGVWIQFFAVLGGVTTFFVLDEVAHSASLSHISGSSIIPLFVLLSIFGIMASLGSVITDISVGNDLAPSIVPPEKLTDFNSWLRRIDLGTEVGAPILAGAIFALSSIYSHHFGLLLIALWNLISFVPEYVLLINVVQKSRLKLKEVSSVKSWKELFQFNIKEAVANPIFWLIFSYALLWLSVLSPHGVLLAGYLKDRMSLPEAEIGLFRGLGAIFGLISTLTFPYLVRKTGLIESSKLHLGFQGLTLICAIFAFSMGTSWGIYVFLACILLSRIGLYGFSNGEFELRQRMIPEGKRGELNSFSHLTTTMATLILFGAGSLLPSTEDFKFLVYASLGAVLLANIVFLKWSSSHSDSLR; this comes from the coding sequence ATGAAAAACTTTTTAAAGACCGAAAATCAGCTTTTGTTAGGACGTTTACTGACCAGATCAGGTGATCAGGCATGGGACTTCGTTATTCCTTTTGCGCTTCTTCACGTATTTCCGGGTAAGATCCAAATCGCCGCTCTTTATTATTTAATTATTAAAATCGGCAGCTTCCTTTTAACTCCCTGGGTGGGAAGATGGATTGATGCCAATCAAAGAATTCGTATCATAAAGATCGGAGTGTGGATTCAATTCTTTGCTGTATTAGGAGGCGTGACGACATTCTTTGTTTTAGATGAGGTCGCCCACAGCGCGTCGCTGTCTCACATCAGCGGTTCATCTATAATTCCTCTTTTTGTCTTGCTTTCAATCTTTGGGATTATGGCTTCGTTAGGTTCCGTCATTACTGATATTTCGGTTGGAAATGACCTAGCACCGTCTATCGTTCCTCCCGAAAAGCTAACGGATTTTAACAGCTGGCTTCGCCGCATTGATTTAGGAACTGAAGTGGGTGCTCCTATTTTAGCGGGGGCGATTTTTGCTTTAAGCTCCATCTACAGCCATCACTTTGGATTGTTATTGATCGCTCTATGGAATCTGATCTCGTTCGTTCCGGAATATGTTCTTCTGATTAACGTGGTTCAGAAGTCGAGACTGAAATTAAAGGAAGTCAGTTCCGTGAAATCCTGGAAAGAGCTTTTTCAATTTAATATTAAAGAAGCTGTTGCCAATCCGATCTTCTGGTTGATTTTCAGCTATGCCTTGCTTTGGTTATCGGTGTTAAGTCCTCATGGGGTGTTGTTGGCGGGATATTTAAAAGACCGTATGTCATTGCCGGAAGCAGAGATTGGTTTATTCCGAGGATTGGGCGCGATCTTTGGTCTGATCTCGACTTTGACGTTTCCGTATCTGGTTAGAAAAACGGGGCTCATTGAAAGCTCGAAGCTGCACTTAGGATTTCAAGGTCTGACTTTAATTTGCGCGATCTTTGCGTTTTCGATGGGAACGTCCTGGGGAATTTATGTCTTTTTGGCGTGTATTCTTCTTTCACGCATCGGCCTTTACGGTTTTTCCAATGGAGAATTTGAATTGCGGCAAAGAATGATTCCCGAAGGTAAAAGAGGAGAGCTCAATTCCTTCAGTCATCTGACCACAACGATGGCGACGTTGATACTTTTTGGTGCCGGAAGTCTGCTTCCAAGTACTGAAGATTTCAAGTTTCTCGTCTATGCTTCTTTAGGCGCCGTTTTGTTAGCGAATATCGTTTTCTTGAAGTGGTCATCCTCTCACAGTGATTCCCTCCGCTAG
- a CDS encoding metal-sensing transcriptional repressor, which translates to MSHKKQHTSHEEVSKRLKRAKGHLETVINMIEDERECVDVARQLHAVAKAIAAAKSVYIHDHIEHCLDGSHKNIDLDEIKEITKYISN; encoded by the coding sequence ATGTCACACAAAAAGCAACACACAAGTCATGAAGAGGTCTCAAAGAGGCTGAAGCGAGCGAAAGGACATCTTGAGACCGTCATCAATATGATTGAAGACGAACGCGAGTGTGTTGACGTCGCCCGTCAACTTCATGCCGTTGCGAAAGCCATTGCTGCCGCGAAAAGTGTTTATATCCACGATCACATTGAACACTGCCTAGACGGCAGCCATAAAAATATTGATTTGGACGAGATCAAAGAAATCACCAAATATATCTCGAACTAA
- a CDS encoding tRNA-uridine aminocarboxypropyltransferase, with amino-acid sequence MNIETYLEQRKRQSEALPNYRELCTSCIQPKFSCYCRHIERFHPNIDFMILIHPIEVRRRIATGRMSHLCLEGSFLIRGQDYTNVDEVNQILADESRQCMILYPGKTSTNLTPLNAEERKNLFDPSKKLTLFVIDGTWLTAKKMMRQSQNLLNLPRICFSPEKPSNFRVRKQPHSACYSTLEAIHHTIELLGESQGFEVSSRVHDRLLHVFDSMVELQLSFIKKADEIDSPKRYRKPTSVDRETSLNFQGTSSRVLLKV; translated from the coding sequence ATGAACATTGAAACCTATCTAGAACAACGAAAACGCCAAAGCGAAGCCCTGCCAAACTATCGTGAGCTTTGCACATCTTGCATCCAACCCAAATTTTCCTGCTACTGCCGTCACATTGAACGCTTCCATCCCAACATCGACTTCATGATCCTAATCCACCCGATAGAAGTCCGCCGCCGCATCGCCACCGGGCGCATGTCCCATTTATGTTTAGAAGGTTCATTCTTAATTCGAGGCCAAGACTACACGAACGTAGATGAGGTAAACCAGATTCTGGCAGATGAAAGTCGTCAGTGTATGATCCTCTATCCAGGAAAAACCTCGACGAATCTAACACCATTGAATGCTGAAGAAAGAAAAAATCTGTTTGATCCTTCAAAGAAGTTAACCTTGTTCGTCATCGACGGCACATGGTTAACCGCAAAAAAGATGATGCGACAAAGTCAGAATTTATTGAACCTACCCCGCATCTGTTTTTCACCAGAAAAACCATCCAACTTCCGCGTGCGCAAGCAACCGCATAGCGCGTGTTACTCAACCCTTGAGGCTATTCACCACACAATTGAACTTTTGGGCGAGAGTCAGGGATTTGAAGTCTCTTCGCGAGTTCACGATAGACTACTGCATGTTTTCGATTCGATGGTGGAGTTGCAGCTGAGTTTTATCAAGAAGGCGGATGAGATTGATAGTCCGAAGCGGTATCGCAAGCCGACTTCCGTAGATCGAGAAACTAGCTTAAACTTCCAGGGGACTTCATCTAGAGTTTTGCTCAAGGTATGA